From Aristaeella lactis, the proteins below share one genomic window:
- a CDS encoding MBL fold metallo-hydrolase translates to MFIQHPGHAEFLIENENGVRIVTDPYDARCGYPLYKTAADIALVSHHHHDHDAVENLTGKPRIIDTDGVFRPEPDVKVTAIRAFHDDAGGSKRGETLLFLIETEGLRIVHLGDLGCELNQDQLATLKNPDVLMIPVGGFYTIDAEMAQKTAEQLNARIILPMHYKTEYNKDWPISGPEAFTALYDPGVICEGAEALRIAKKDMECQPRIVLFK, encoded by the coding sequence ATGTTTATCCAGCATCCCGGCCACGCGGAATTCCTGATCGAGAATGAGAACGGAGTCCGTATCGTTACAGATCCCTATGATGCCCGCTGCGGTTATCCGCTTTATAAAACAGCAGCAGATATTGCCCTGGTTTCCCATCATCACCATGATCATGACGCGGTGGAAAACCTGACGGGGAAACCCAGGATCATAGACACGGACGGTGTATTTCGTCCGGAACCGGACGTGAAGGTGACCGCTATCCGCGCTTTTCATGATGACGCGGGCGGAAGCAAAAGGGGAGAGACCCTGTTGTTCCTGATCGAAACGGAAGGACTGCGGATTGTTCACCTGGGCGACCTGGGATGCGAGCTGAACCAGGATCAGCTGGCGACACTGAAAAATCCGGATGTGCTGATGATTCCTGTGGGCGGGTTCTATACGATTGACGCTGAAATGGCCCAAAAGACGGCAGAACAGCTGAACGCCCGCATTATCCTGCCGATGCACTATAAAACGGAATATAACAAAGACTGGCCGATCTCAGGTCCTGAAGCGTTTACAGCCCTGTATGATCCCGGTGTGATCTGTGAGGGAGCGGAAGCACTGCGAATCGCGAAGAAGGATATGGAATGCCAGCCGAGGATCGTTTTGTTCAAATAA
- a CDS encoding transglutaminase-like domain-containing protein, with product MSETVRSRLVHALLSMLLAVGLLLPLLGILDSALVSPLVLLPVAVVILIFELSSINRITRLAAAGVSAVLLLLWLFAMGGMLTVSDVVMAVVLRFNGILSAVPLVSTPAAIILTIVVTLVSCFACLRNASILPATLLCFGMILLIYLTASEQVIPMFLPALAALLLLLMTERFPETPLPHLLPFAALLVVLAFLLAGNGTGQNALRQKADELRQAVLDRLFFTEPRDVFSLRRDGYYPQGQDQLGGKPNPKDDPVMIVSTPRNVYLRGVILNDYTGRKWQNTTGARRYLRQSARLASMREALFDENLPSPSVRNALCEPVTVSVRMLSESASTLFVPQRVRELYPGGDLVPYFSNSSELFITRNLKPDDTYSVSAPLFQAGDPGLGTLIEVCSTLEDSAYSDIVDTYTVLPNHLEEPVYAIAVEVSSIKASPYEKALALQSWLARNCRYTLDVEPQSANDDFVTHFLLDTREGYCTHFASAMTVLCRMIGLPARYIEGYLAEPDEDGNALVTGLSAHAWTEVYFSGFGWLTFDATPRRSGNNNSDNNNNADSSDSPSAPPTENTPEPTPEPTPDPSQDPQQDPPQNSPEPPPETPEPESSPQDTASGSSAWFWILLLLLIAAAALRIWLTSPVTRAKRAGSEMERFDIWTQEISDLLSAENLTRRKGETPMAFGRRIDRTARFGVSLNTVCECISLIRYSRSSATDTDTGLVRDSSVLLKSELSRPALARYFFRRIFVPVKKRLSL from the coding sequence ATGAGTGAAACAGTCCGCTCACGCCTGGTTCATGCGCTGCTGTCCATGCTGCTGGCAGTCGGCCTGCTGCTGCCCCTGCTGGGTATTCTTGATTCAGCGCTGGTTTCTCCCCTGGTTCTTCTTCCGGTCGCTGTCGTTATTCTGATTTTTGAGCTTTCTTCCATCAACCGCATAACCAGGCTCGCCGCTGCCGGTGTCTCAGCAGTTCTTCTGCTGCTTTGGCTGTTTGCCATGGGCGGTATGCTGACCGTATCGGATGTGGTCATGGCCGTTGTGCTCCGGTTCAATGGGATTCTTTCCGCCGTACCGCTCGTCTCTACACCCGCCGCGATCATCCTGACCATTGTGGTTACGCTGGTCAGCTGTTTTGCCTGCCTGCGGAACGCTTCGATCCTGCCGGCAACACTCCTCTGCTTTGGTATGATCCTCCTGATCTACCTTACAGCCTCAGAGCAGGTTATTCCGATGTTCCTGCCCGCGCTGGCAGCCTTGCTGCTGCTCCTGATGACAGAGCGGTTTCCTGAAACACCTCTTCCTCACCTGCTGCCCTTTGCCGCCCTGCTGGTTGTCCTCGCTTTCCTGCTGGCCGGCAATGGTACCGGCCAGAATGCCCTCCGGCAAAAGGCGGACGAGCTTCGCCAGGCTGTTCTGGACAGGCTCTTCTTTACGGAGCCCCGGGACGTTTTCTCGCTGCGCAGGGATGGCTATTATCCCCAGGGGCAGGATCAGCTGGGCGGAAAGCCCAATCCGAAAGACGATCCTGTGATGATCGTTTCCACGCCCCGGAATGTTTATCTCCGCGGTGTTATCCTGAATGATTATACCGGCCGCAAATGGCAGAACACCACCGGTGCCCGGCGTTATCTCCGTCAGTCGGCACGCCTGGCATCGATGCGTGAAGCGTTGTTTGATGAAAATCTGCCATCGCCGTCTGTCCGTAACGCGCTGTGTGAACCGGTCACTGTATCAGTTCGTATGCTCAGTGAAAGCGCCTCTACGCTTTTTGTTCCCCAGCGGGTCCGGGAGCTTTATCCCGGCGGCGACCTTGTTCCCTATTTTTCCAACTCTTCTGAACTCTTCATCACCCGCAACCTGAAACCAGATGATACTTACAGTGTGTCAGCGCCGCTTTTCCAGGCCGGCGATCCGGGTCTCGGTACCCTGATTGAGGTTTGTTCCACGCTGGAAGACAGTGCCTACAGTGATATTGTGGATACCTACACTGTTCTTCCGAACCATCTGGAGGAACCTGTCTACGCGATCGCTGTGGAAGTATCGTCCATAAAAGCTTCTCCCTATGAGAAGGCGCTTGCGCTTCAGTCCTGGCTGGCCCGTAACTGCCGGTACACGCTGGATGTGGAGCCCCAGTCCGCCAATGATGATTTTGTGACCCATTTCCTTTTGGATACCCGGGAAGGCTACTGTACCCATTTTGCTTCCGCCATGACCGTGCTCTGCCGTATGATCGGTCTGCCGGCCCGATATATTGAGGGGTATCTCGCGGAACCGGATGAGGACGGCAACGCGCTTGTCACCGGCCTTTCCGCCCACGCCTGGACCGAAGTCTATTTCAGCGGTTTTGGCTGGCTCACCTTTGACGCGACTCCCCGGCGCAGCGGAAACAACAATTCGGACAACAACAATAATGCCGATTCTTCCGATTCGCCTTCCGCGCCCCCCACCGAAAACACGCCTGAACCTACCCCGGAACCCACGCCCGATCCTTCACAGGATCCTCAGCAGGATCCTCCGCAGAATTCCCCCGAACCGCCGCCGGAAACTCCTGAACCGGAGTCTTCTCCCCAGGATACTGCTTCCGGTTCTTCGGCCTGGTTCTGGATCCTTCTGCTTTTGCTTATCGCGGCTGCTGCGCTCCGGATCTGGCTGACCTCTCCCGTTACCCGCGCCAAACGCGCCGGCAGCGAAATGGAACGTTTTGATATCTGGACACAGGAGATCTCTGATCTCCTCAGCGCAGAAAACCTGACCCGCCGGAAGGGCGAAACCCCGATGGCTTTCGGACGCAGGATTGATCGCACCGCCCGTTTCGGGGTTTCCCTGAATACCGTCTGTGAATGTATCTCCCTGATCCGATATTCCCGTTCTTCCGCCACGGATACGGATACGGGCCTTGTCCGGGATTCGTCTGTCCTGCTGAAATCAGAGCTCAGCCGGCCCGCCCTTGCCCGCTACTTCTTCCGCCGCATCTTTGTTCCTGTCAAAAAGAGGCTGTCGCTTTAA
- a CDS encoding DUF58 domain-containing protein produces MKLKLTLPLAVFLMLLTVALCTGSQLFLLLSILILLVVAAAFIAVFWASATLTVDGQLSGETVYRGDDVVLSLRVHHRGLLPVAPLLLELTDPSGNRERDIRLKNMPNKVQSMRLPIHAAHVGVFSVGLHSCTVEDLLGLVRKKVPFQKTSFELLVLPRTFDIEPLKLAPGDPGSELMARATEDLSAPSDVRNYQPGDAMKKIHWKLSLRKRELMVRKFDEPILQDVLILMDCSRPPSWGHPQAEADLRDTLLETAASVLTAQLSTDHQFRLPLLGSHPVDVVKTMGLPIAMDYLSRVDFSETDRFERVLAIESSRLRKVGCVVIISARLNIPMVDIMIRIHRAGPNIRLYLVTFAPDDENVLPLIGRLRQASIEVSYVTPDL; encoded by the coding sequence ATGAAGCTGAAACTGACACTTCCCCTTGCGGTTTTCCTGATGCTGCTGACGGTTGCCCTTTGCACCGGCAGTCAGCTTTTTTTACTGCTTTCCATTCTGATCCTGCTGGTTGTCGCCGCGGCTTTTATTGCGGTGTTCTGGGCTTCCGCCACCCTTACGGTAGACGGCCAGCTTTCAGGGGAAACAGTGTACCGCGGGGATGACGTGGTACTTTCCCTTCGCGTGCATCACCGCGGGCTTCTGCCTGTCGCTCCGCTGCTTCTGGAGCTCACCGATCCCTCCGGAAACAGGGAGCGGGATATCCGCCTGAAAAACATGCCTAACAAGGTTCAGAGCATGAGGCTTCCCATTCACGCCGCCCATGTCGGTGTGTTTTCAGTCGGCCTTCATTCCTGTACCGTGGAGGATCTCCTGGGCCTCGTCCGGAAAAAGGTTCCTTTTCAGAAGACCTCTTTTGAGCTTCTGGTACTGCCCCGTACTTTTGATATTGAACCGCTGAAGCTCGCGCCCGGGGATCCCGGAAGCGAACTCATGGCCCGGGCCACGGAAGATCTTAGTGCGCCGTCTGATGTGCGGAATTACCAGCCGGGCGACGCGATGAAGAAGATCCACTGGAAGCTGTCCCTGCGCAAACGGGAGCTTATGGTGCGCAAGTTCGATGAGCCGATCCTCCAGGATGTGCTGATTCTGATGGACTGTTCCCGTCCGCCCTCCTGGGGCCATCCTCAGGCGGAAGCGGACCTGCGGGACACCCTGCTGGAAACCGCCGCCTCTGTACTGACCGCCCAGCTTTCCACCGATCACCAGTTCCGTCTTCCGCTTCTGGGAAGTCATCCGGTGGACGTGGTAAAAACCATGGGTCTTCCCATTGCCATGGATTATCTTTCCAGGGTGGACTTTTCTGAAACAGACCGTTTCGAGCGGGTGCTTGCCATAGAAAGCAGCCGTTTGCGGAAGGTCGGTTGTGTGGTGATCATCTCAGCCCGCCTGAATATCCCCATGGTGGACATCATGATCCGCATTCACCGTGCGGGCCCGAATATCCGCCTCTACCTGGTCACCTTCGCGCCGGACGATGAGAACGTCCTTCCGCTGATCGGCCGCCTTCGCCAGGCTTCTATCGAGGTTTCGTATGTGACGCCGGATCTCTGA
- a CDS encoding AAA family ATPase: MINPGRMILALQQNIGKAVVGKEEAIEYALIALLCKGHVLIEDVPGVGKTTLASSLARSLDCSFRRIQFTPDLMPSDVTGFTLVNFQTGEMEYKEGAVMSQIVLADEINRTSPKTQSALLEVMEEHQVTVDGVTHPLPQPFIVLATQNPGEFVGTYPLPEAQVDRFFLRISVGYPTIEQEMDVLERYSGTVVPITTIEPICSAQDVLAMQEQVTTVYCSPEVRNYVASLAAATRSDPAFSLGASTRAAIALIRGAQACAMLDDRDFVLPEDVQHMFLPVMAHRMILSPEAKMKGIPVEQFLLTILQNTSVPVKL; encoded by the coding sequence ATGATCAATCCCGGCAGAATGATCCTTGCACTTCAGCAGAACATCGGCAAAGCCGTTGTCGGCAAGGAAGAAGCTATTGAATATGCCCTCATTGCCCTGCTTTGCAAAGGCCATGTCCTGATTGAAGATGTTCCCGGTGTCGGTAAAACAACACTTGCCAGTTCTCTTGCCCGTTCTCTGGATTGTTCGTTCCGCCGGATTCAGTTCACCCCGGACCTGATGCCGTCAGACGTTACCGGTTTCACCCTGGTCAATTTCCAGACCGGTGAAATGGAATATAAAGAGGGCGCTGTCATGAGCCAGATCGTCCTGGCGGACGAGATCAACCGGACGAGCCCCAAAACCCAGTCCGCCCTTCTGGAGGTCATGGAAGAGCACCAGGTCACCGTGGACGGCGTGACCCATCCGCTCCCCCAGCCTTTTATTGTCCTGGCTACCCAAAACCCGGGCGAATTCGTCGGTACCTATCCCCTGCCTGAAGCGCAGGTTGACCGTTTCTTCCTGCGGATCTCCGTGGGTTATCCCACCATCGAGCAGGAAATGGACGTCCTGGAGCGCTACAGCGGTACCGTTGTTCCCATCACCACCATTGAGCCTATCTGTTCCGCGCAGGATGTCCTTGCCATGCAGGAACAGGTCACCACGGTCTATTGCTCACCGGAAGTCCGGAATTATGTGGCCTCCCTGGCCGCTGCCACGCGGAGTGATCCCGCCTTCTCCCTCGGTGCTTCCACCCGTGCAGCCATTGCCCTGATCCGCGGAGCACAGGCCTGTGCCATGCTGGATGACCGTGATTTTGTCCTGCCCGAAGATGTACAGCACATGTTCCTGCCCGTCATGGCACACCGGATGATCCTGTCACCGGAAGCAAAAATGAAAGGCATCCCTGTTGAGCAGTTCCTGCTGACCATTCTGCAAAATACTTCCGTACCGGTTAAATTATGA
- the acpS gene encoding holo-ACP synthase, protein MIKGVGLDLCEISRMEGKLTDERFLNRFFTSDEVSYIHSKGKCAAQTLAGLFAAKEALAKALGTGIAFDLKDVSVRHDEAGRPGYTLSGRVEQLAGGDRFHLSVSHDGGMAAAVCIREGQE, encoded by the coding sequence ATGATCAAAGGCGTTGGACTGGACCTGTGTGAGATCTCCAGAATGGAAGGAAAACTGACAGACGAACGGTTCCTGAACCGTTTTTTTACATCGGATGAAGTCAGCTACATCCACTCAAAAGGAAAATGTGCCGCCCAGACGCTGGCAGGGCTGTTTGCAGCGAAAGAAGCGCTTGCCAAAGCACTTGGCACAGGAATCGCTTTTGACCTGAAGGATGTCAGTGTCCGTCATGATGAGGCCGGACGGCCCGGATATACACTGTCGGGACGCGTGGAACAGCTCGCGGGCGGGGACCGGTTTCATCTTTCCGTGTCCCATGACGGCGGGATGGCGGCAGCCGTCTGTATCCGTGAAGGACAGGAATGA